One genomic window of Haloferax mediterranei ATCC 33500 includes the following:
- the ilvD gene encoding dihydroxy-acid dehydratase, translated as MSQQSPHEEDADDVFSSGKDPNLRSTEVTEGPDKAPHRAMFRAMGFDDEDLSSPMVGVPNPAADITPCNVHLDDVAEAAIEGIEDAGGMPIEFGTVTISDAISMGTEGMKASLISREVIADSVELVSFGERMDALVTVAGCDKNLPGMMMASIRTDLPSVFLYGGSIMPGEHEGREVTVQNVFEGVGTYAEGDMSADELDDLERHACPGAGSCGGMFTANTMASISEALGMAPLGSASPPAESEERYEVARRAGEAVLQCVENDRRPSDILTKKSFENAIALQVAIGGSTNAVLHLLALAAEAGIDLDIEEFNEISRRTPKIANLQPGGTRVMNDLHEVGGIPIVVRRLVEADLFHGDAMTVTGRTIAEELDYLDLPTDDEIDEDFLYTVDEPYQSEGAIKILTGNLAPDGAVLKVTGDDKFHHTGPARVFENEEDAMRYVQEGHIESGDVIAIRNEGPCGGPGMREMLGVTAAVVGQGHEDDVALLTDGRFSGATRGPMVGHVAPEAAKGGPIALLEDGDEVTVDIPSRELSVDLSDEELEARTEDWEPKPPAYTSGVLAKYARDFGSAANGAVTNPAVKRDE; from the coding sequence ATGAGCCAGCAGTCCCCACACGAGGAGGACGCAGACGACGTGTTCTCCAGCGGTAAGGACCCGAACCTTCGGAGTACGGAGGTCACAGAAGGCCCCGATAAGGCCCCGCACCGAGCGATGTTCCGCGCCATGGGCTTCGACGACGAAGACCTCTCGTCGCCGATGGTCGGCGTGCCGAACCCCGCCGCGGACATCACCCCGTGTAACGTTCACCTCGACGACGTCGCCGAGGCGGCCATTGAGGGCATCGAAGACGCCGGGGGGATGCCAATCGAGTTCGGGACCGTCACCATCTCCGACGCCATCTCCATGGGGACCGAAGGGATGAAGGCCTCGCTCATCTCCCGCGAGGTCATCGCCGACTCCGTCGAACTCGTCTCCTTCGGCGAGCGCATGGACGCGCTCGTCACCGTCGCGGGCTGTGACAAGAACCTCCCCGGGATGATGATGGCGTCCATCCGGACCGACCTCCCCTCGGTGTTCCTCTACGGTGGTTCTATCATGCCCGGCGAGCACGAAGGCCGCGAGGTCACCGTCCAGAACGTCTTCGAGGGTGTCGGCACCTACGCCGAAGGCGACATGAGCGCCGACGAACTCGACGACCTCGAACGCCACGCCTGCCCCGGTGCGGGCTCCTGCGGCGGGATGTTCACCGCCAACACGATGGCCTCCATCTCGGAAGCCCTCGGGATGGCACCGCTCGGGTCTGCGTCGCCCCCTGCCGAGTCCGAAGAACGCTACGAGGTCGCCCGCCGCGCCGGTGAGGCCGTCCTCCAGTGCGTCGAAAACGACCGCCGCCCCTCCGACATCCTCACGAAGAAGTCCTTCGAGAACGCCATCGCCCTCCAGGTCGCCATCGGCGGGTCGACCAACGCCGTTCTCCACCTGCTGGCACTCGCCGCCGAAGCGGGTATCGACCTCGACATCGAGGAGTTCAACGAAATCTCCCGGCGCACGCCGAAGATTGCGAACCTTCAACCCGGCGGCACGCGCGTCATGAACGACCTCCACGAGGTCGGCGGCATTCCGATTGTCGTCCGTCGCCTCGTCGAGGCCGACCTGTTCCACGGCGACGCGATGACTGTCACGGGCCGCACCATCGCCGAGGAACTCGACTACCTCGACTTGCCGACCGACGACGAGATAGACGAGGACTTCCTCTACACCGTCGACGAACCGTACCAGTCGGAGGGTGCCATCAAGATTCTCACCGGCAACCTCGCGCCCGACGGCGCGGTGCTCAAAGTCACCGGCGACGACAAGTTCCACCACACCGGTCCCGCCCGCGTGTTCGAGAACGAAGAGGATGCAATGCGCTACGTGCAGGAAGGCCACATCGAATCGGGTGACGTCATCGCCATCCGCAACGAGGGACCGTGCGGCGGTCCCGGGATGCGCGAGATGCTCGGTGTCACCGCCGCCGTCGTCGGACAGGGCCACGAAGACGACGTGGCGCTTCTCACCGACGGTCGCTTCTCCGGTGCGACTCGCGGGCCGATGGTCGGCCACGTCGCACCCGAGGCCGCCAAAGGCGGTCCAATCGCGCTCCTCGAAGACGGCGACGAAGTGACCGTCGACATCCCAAGCCGCGAACTCTCCGTGGACCTCTCCGACGAAGAACTCGAAGCGCGAACGGAAGACTGGGAACCCAAGCCGCCGGCGTACACCTCCGGCGTGCTGGCGAAGTACGCCCGCGACTTCGGCTCTGCGGCGAACGGTGCCGTGACGAACCCGGCCGTCAAGCGGGACGAGTAA
- a CDS encoding MogA/MoaB family molybdenum cofactor biosynthesis protein has protein sequence MSDHDDHDDHDDHNHGHNHDHHEHDVAELQVAVLTISSTRDVENDPAGDAIKTILHEADHSVSVRRVIDDDYDEIQTEVSRMVDRGDVDVTVTTGGTGVTPDDETVEAAEQLFDKTLPGFGELFRHLSYDEIGTRVVGTRATAGIIDGMPVFCLPGSENAARLGTAEILVPEAPHLTGLARRDEA, from the coding sequence GTGAGCGACCACGACGACCACGACGACCACGACGACCACAATCATGGCCACAATCACGACCATCACGAACACGACGTGGCAGAACTCCAAGTCGCAGTCCTGACGATTTCGTCGACTCGCGACGTGGAGAACGACCCCGCGGGCGATGCAATCAAGACGATTCTCCACGAGGCCGACCACTCGGTCTCGGTCCGGCGCGTCATCGACGACGACTACGACGAGATACAGACCGAGGTCTCGCGGATGGTAGACCGCGGCGATGTCGACGTAACAGTTACCACCGGCGGAACCGGCGTTACGCCCGACGACGAGACGGTCGAAGCCGCCGAACAACTGTTCGACAAGACGCTCCCCGGATTCGGCGAGTTGTTCCGACACCTCTCATACGACGAAATCGGGACTCGCGTCGTCGGCACGCGAGCGACCGCGGGTATCATCGATGGGATGCCGGTGTTCTGCTTACCGGGCAGCGAGAACGCCGCGCGCCTCGGGACCGCCGAGATACTCGTCCCTGAAGCGCCGCACCTCACGGGACTCGCCCGACGCGACGAGGCGTAA
- a CDS encoding zinc-binding dehydrogenase, whose translation MKAVQFAEHGGREVLEYGGFPDPEVDPDEVLVDVKAASLNHLDIWTRRGLPILDLDMPHIPGSDMAGIVTEVGERVTRFEEGDRVALLAGVADGDDEFSRKGDMTLAPDYRLIGEHMRGVHAEFAAVPEENLVPVPEDVPWEVAGSASLVFQTAWRMLIHRGELQAGEKVLVLGASGGVGHAAVQIADYAGAEVYATASTDEKLEYARECGADYVINYEEESFSKEVYEMTDGRGVDMVVDHIGEKTYKQSLKSLANGGRVVTCGATTGPDPGAGLNYIFWNQLSVIGSTMATPGQADEVLELVWDGTFEPRIRETLPMSEIERAHELIEERQGFGKVVVIPDSEL comes from the coding sequence ATGAAAGCGGTCCAATTCGCGGAACACGGCGGTCGAGAGGTGCTCGAATACGGCGGTTTCCCCGACCCGGAGGTCGACCCTGATGAGGTTCTCGTCGACGTAAAAGCGGCGTCGCTGAACCACCTCGATATCTGGACGCGACGGGGGCTTCCGATTCTCGATTTGGACATGCCGCACATCCCCGGCAGCGACATGGCCGGTATCGTCACCGAGGTCGGCGAGCGCGTGACTCGATTCGAGGAAGGCGACCGCGTCGCGCTCCTCGCGGGTGTCGCGGACGGCGACGACGAGTTCTCGCGGAAGGGCGACATGACGCTCGCTCCCGACTACCGACTCATCGGCGAGCACATGCGCGGCGTCCACGCCGAATTCGCGGCCGTGCCCGAGGAGAACCTCGTTCCAGTTCCCGAAGACGTGCCGTGGGAAGTCGCCGGGTCCGCCTCGCTCGTCTTCCAGACAGCGTGGCGCATGCTCATCCACCGCGGCGAACTCCAAGCCGGCGAGAAGGTGCTCGTCCTCGGCGCGTCCGGCGGCGTCGGCCACGCGGCCGTCCAAATCGCCGACTACGCGGGCGCAGAAGTGTACGCCACGGCTTCCACCGACGAGAAACTGGAGTACGCCCGCGAGTGCGGCGCGGACTACGTCATCAACTACGAGGAAGAGAGCTTCTCGAAGGAGGTGTACGAGATGACCGACGGCCGCGGCGTCGACATGGTCGTCGACCATATCGGCGAGAAAACGTACAAGCAGTCGCTCAAAAGCCTCGCTAACGGCGGGCGAGTCGTCACCTGCGGCGCGACGACTGGACCTGACCCGGGTGCGGGACTCAACTACATCTTCTGGAACCAACTGTCAGTTATCGGCTCGACGATGGCGACGCCCGGACAGGCAGACGAAGTGCTCGAACTCGTCTGGGACGGCACGTTCGAACCGCGAATCCGCGAGACGCTCCCGATGAGCGAAATCGAGCGTGCACACGAACTCATCGAGGAGCGACAGGGCTTTGGCAAGGTGGTCGTAATCCCAGATAGTGAGCTCTGA
- a CDS encoding DUF5802 family protein → MFERFSSGYFLGRMYVEPYDGTEAAIHRTEHERLNEHVYTTGQGIERTDFPLVMKLDSAHFPVVGDEGIPSGTLALPRDRVDPHALPDDRPVLLADAPRAAELLRYAGYDLDGIDELIPA, encoded by the coding sequence ATGTTTGAACGATTCTCCAGTGGGTACTTCCTCGGCCGGATGTACGTCGAACCGTACGACGGAACCGAGGCCGCGATTCACCGAACGGAACACGAGCGACTCAACGAGCACGTCTACACCACAGGACAGGGTATCGAGCGAACCGACTTCCCGCTCGTAATGAAACTCGACAGCGCACACTTCCCGGTCGTCGGCGATGAGGGTATTCCGTCGGGAACACTCGCACTCCCCCGTGACCGAGTAGACCCACACGCCCTCCCCGACGACCGACCGGTTCTCCTCGCTGACGCACCCCGCGCGGCGGAACTGCTCCGATACGCCGGCTACGACCTCGACGGAATCGACGAACTCATACCGGCGTAG
- a CDS encoding Vms1/Ankzf1 family peptidyl-tRNA hydrolase → MLDELLGRAKLKARIAELEDERDALAGRLEGESERRKDAVRARQEAEAEVNHLEDRITELEDRVERLSGDDDSLDFRGTDDLRGDRLREIRSRLESVSTAPEGALTAVVDNERSLPSSVEDAFGDRASLVRRAAPCIALTDDAGLVRVALSPPRLPAAFDAWDGGFTLDSAWFHPTDTTVVALVRADLFALGRYEDGELHYVTGFESDVKSAHSKGGFSQGRFERIREGQIADHIDRCHEALDEHAAGADSETTTDADADLIVLGEQTVLDEFRERSALTATVDASGDPETALTEASREFWTTRLYRL, encoded by the coding sequence ATGCTGGACGAGTTGTTGGGCCGGGCCAAACTCAAAGCGCGCATCGCCGAGTTGGAAGACGAACGCGATGCGCTCGCGGGTCGTCTCGAAGGCGAGTCTGAACGCCGGAAGGACGCGGTCCGTGCGCGACAGGAAGCCGAAGCAGAAGTCAACCACCTCGAAGACCGCATCACCGAACTCGAAGACCGGGTCGAACGCCTCTCCGGTGACGACGACTCACTCGACTTCCGCGGGACCGACGACCTTCGTGGCGACCGTCTTCGTGAAATTCGTTCCCGCCTCGAATCCGTTTCGACCGCGCCTGAGGGCGCGCTGACCGCTGTCGTCGACAACGAGCGCTCGCTCCCCTCGTCGGTCGAAGACGCCTTCGGTGACCGCGCGTCGTTGGTCCGCCGGGCCGCACCCTGTATCGCCCTCACCGACGACGCCGGACTGGTGCGTGTCGCTCTCTCGCCACCGCGTCTCCCAGCCGCGTTCGACGCGTGGGACGGCGGATTTACCCTCGATTCGGCGTGGTTCCACCCGACCGATACCACGGTCGTCGCGCTCGTCCGGGCCGACCTATTCGCCCTCGGTCGCTACGAAGACGGCGAACTGCACTACGTGACGGGGTTCGAAAGCGACGTGAAATCAGCCCACTCGAAAGGCGGATTCTCACAGGGTCGTTTCGAGCGCATCCGTGAGGGCCAGATTGCGGACCACATCGACCGGTGCCACGAGGCGCTCGACGAGCACGCTGCGGGTGCTGATTCCGAGACCACCACCGACGCCGACGCAGACCTCATCGTCCTCGGCGAACAAACCGTCCTCGACGAGTTCCGCGAGCGGTCGGCACTGACCGCTACGGTCGATGCCAGTGGCGACCCTGAAACGGCGCTAACGGAGGCTTCACGAGAATTCTGGACCACGCGACTGTACCGGCTCTGA
- a CDS encoding DUF1611 domain-containing protein, whose amino-acid sequence MSEPQRVVVLAHEKFPDRAKTATGVLKYADYDVVAVLDRDNPGTSAADHRRDLPDVPIVSSMADAPEADALLVGIAPIGGGFDETWRDDVRTALERECDIIAGLHYFLTDDEEFAALAAEHGCEINDVRKPHDDIGVAQGNSADVDAEVVLTVGTDCSVGKMTATLELVEAAREQGIDAGFIPTGQTGIMISGWGNPVDRVVSDFTAGSVEEMILEKGDEYDVLFVEGQGSITHPAYSAVTCGLLHGSMADKLILCHESTREAIHGYEEFALPSISEYVSLYETLAEPVHEAEVVAGALNTSHVDDDEEAAAAVESFADELGAPAVDPVRFDATDLIDEVF is encoded by the coding sequence ATGAGCGAGCCACAGCGAGTTGTCGTCCTCGCACACGAGAAGTTCCCCGACCGCGCGAAGACCGCTACGGGCGTGCTGAAGTACGCCGACTACGACGTGGTTGCCGTCCTCGACCGCGACAACCCGGGAACCTCCGCTGCCGACCACCGCCGCGACCTCCCCGACGTACCCATCGTCTCCTCGATGGCCGATGCGCCCGAGGCCGACGCACTCCTCGTTGGTATCGCACCCATCGGCGGCGGCTTCGACGAGACGTGGCGTGACGACGTGCGGACTGCGCTGGAACGCGAGTGCGACATCATCGCTGGCCTGCACTACTTCCTCACCGACGACGAGGAGTTCGCCGCACTCGCCGCCGAACACGGCTGTGAGATAAACGACGTTCGCAAACCCCACGACGACATCGGCGTCGCGCAGGGCAACTCCGCCGACGTGGACGCCGAAGTCGTCCTCACCGTCGGGACCGACTGCTCGGTCGGTAAGATGACCGCGACGCTCGAACTCGTCGAAGCCGCCCGCGAGCAGGGTATCGACGCCGGATTCATCCCGACGGGCCAGACCGGTATCATGATTTCCGGCTGGGGCAACCCCGTCGACCGCGTCGTGAGCGACTTCACCGCCGGGTCCGTCGAGGAGATGATTCTGGAGAAAGGCGACGAATACGACGTGCTCTTCGTGGAAGGCCAAGGCAGTATCACCCATCCAGCGTACTCCGCGGTCACCTGCGGGCTTCTCCACGGCTCGATGGCCGACAAACTCATCCTCTGTCACGAGTCCACCCGCGAAGCGATTCACGGTTACGAGGAGTTCGCACTCCCCTCGATTTCGGAGTACGTCTCGCTCTACGAGACCCTCGCCGAACCGGTCCACGAGGCGGAAGTCGTCGCTGGCGCGCTCAACACGTCGCACGTCGACGACGACGAGGAAGCCGCCGCCGCAGTCGAATCGTTCGCCGACGAACTCGGCGCTCCGGCGGTCGACCCGGTTCGGTTCGACGCCACAGACCTCATCGACGAGGTGTTCTGA
- a CDS encoding dipeptide epimerase, which yields MLSTEFERISMPLAEPFGISRGVQTEAENVVVRIEDEGGMTGVGAAAPSSHYGETADTVEAVLPDLLAVVEEVGDPHAIDRIERRMAETVRRNPAARTAVSIALHDLAAKRLGVPLYRLWGLDADRAPTSSFTIGLDDLDTMREKTNEAYEAGYDVLKVKLGTDRDKAIIEAVRDEAPGVRIRVDANEAWTPREAVEMSEFLAGYGVEFVEQPVPAEDYEGLQFVYDHGALPIAADESCITADDIPKIADRVDIANLKLMKCGGLVEAKRAIHTARAHGLEVMLGCMIETNAAIAAGCHLTPLLDYADLDGSLLLANDPYEGVPMPNGAINLTELDRAGTGAQLQ from the coding sequence GTGCTCTCGACCGAGTTCGAGCGGATTTCGATGCCGCTCGCCGAACCCTTCGGTATCTCTCGCGGCGTCCAGACTGAAGCCGAGAACGTCGTCGTCCGAATCGAAGACGAAGGCGGCATGACGGGCGTCGGCGCGGCCGCCCCGTCGTCGCACTACGGCGAAACCGCCGACACGGTCGAAGCCGTCCTTCCAGACCTGCTCGCGGTCGTCGAGGAGGTCGGCGACCCGCACGCAATCGACCGAATCGAGCGCCGAATGGCCGAGACGGTCCGCCGAAACCCGGCCGCCAGAACCGCCGTGAGCATCGCGCTCCACGACCTCGCCGCGAAGCGACTCGGCGTCCCGCTCTACAGACTCTGGGGACTCGACGCCGACCGAGCGCCGACCTCGTCGTTCACCATCGGTCTCGACGACCTCGACACGATGCGCGAGAAGACGAACGAGGCGTACGAGGCGGGCTACGACGTGCTCAAGGTCAAACTCGGCACCGACCGCGACAAGGCTATCATCGAGGCCGTCCGCGACGAAGCACCCGGCGTGAGAATCCGCGTCGATGCCAACGAGGCGTGGACGCCCCGCGAAGCCGTCGAAATGTCCGAATTCCTTGCGGGCTACGGTGTAGAGTTCGTCGAACAACCCGTTCCCGCCGAGGACTACGAGGGCCTGCAGTTCGTCTACGACCACGGTGCGCTCCCCATCGCGGCCGACGAATCCTGCATCACGGCCGACGACATCCCCAAGATTGCCGACCGTGTCGATATCGCAAACCTGAAGCTCATGAAATGTGGCGGTCTCGTGGAAGCGAAGCGCGCGATTCACACCGCCCGCGCGCACGGTCTCGAAGTCATGCTCGGTTGCATGATTGAGACGAACGCCGCCATCGCGGCAGGGTGTCACCTCACGCCGCTGCTCGATTACGCCGACCTCGACGGGTCGCTCCTCCTCGCGAACGACCCCTACGAGGGCGTTCCGATGCCGAACGGCGCAATCAACCTCACGGAACTGGACCGCGCCGGAACCGGCGCACAGTTGCAATAA
- a CDS encoding PspA/IM30 family protein has translation MGILSRTSYVIRSKINALLNRAEDPTETLDYSYEKMRDELQQVKQGIADLTTQKKRLEIQKRRLEENVEKHNDQAREAVRQDREDLARQALQKKQAKMNQIEELDAQIAGLQETQDSLVQKKNELQGRIEEFRTKKETMKARYEAAEASSRVSEAMSGVGDEMSDVGRALERAEEQTDEMEARSAAMDELVDEGAFDEVLSDKDAIERELEAGRSDAEVDTELETLKSEMGKSSAPAEDAESDSDVDVESDVETDVEADVDVADEEVEAELEELRSEDESS, from the coding sequence ATGGGAATCCTCTCTCGCACGTCGTACGTCATTCGGTCGAAGATAAACGCCCTCCTCAACCGTGCGGAGGACCCGACCGAGACACTCGACTACTCGTACGAGAAGATGCGCGACGAACTCCAGCAGGTCAAACAGGGTATTGCCGACCTGACGACACAGAAGAAACGACTGGAGATTCAAAAGCGCCGCCTCGAAGAGAACGTCGAGAAGCACAACGACCAGGCCCGCGAAGCTGTCCGGCAGGACCGCGAAGACCTCGCCCGGCAGGCGCTCCAAAAGAAGCAGGCCAAGATGAACCAAATCGAGGAACTCGACGCACAGATTGCGGGCCTCCAAGAGACCCAGGACTCGCTCGTCCAGAAGAAGAACGAACTCCAGGGCCGCATCGAGGAGTTCCGCACGAAGAAAGAGACGATGAAGGCCCGCTACGAGGCCGCCGAAGCGTCGAGTCGCGTCTCCGAAGCCATGTCCGGCGTCGGCGACGAAATGTCCGACGTGGGCCGTGCCCTCGAACGCGCCGAAGAGCAGACCGACGAAATGGAAGCGCGTTCCGCCGCGATGGACGAACTCGTCGACGAGGGCGCGTTCGACGAGGTGCTCTCGGACAAGGACGCCATCGAGCGTGAACTCGAAGCCGGACGGTCCGACGCCGAAGTCGACACCGAGTTGGAGACGCTGAAATCCGAGATGGGTAAATCGTCCGCCCCAGCCGAAGACGCGGAATCCGATTCCGACGTGGATGTCGAATCCGATGTTGAAACGGACGTCGAGGCAGATGTCGATGTTGCCGACGAGGAAGTCGAAGCGGAACTCGAAGAACTGAGGAGCGAAGACGAGTCGTCCTGA
- a CDS encoding dienelactone hydrolase family protein yields MTDTILVPGGRDVRATLDTAAGGTGGDGEDDQPRASTVVVACPPHPQHTGHRGDSRLVAVSDELTDRGIDCLRFDYGAWDEGYGERADTLRAVEWANARYERVALFGFSFGGAMALLAAAEGADVEAVSALGPAGRLADDLDVTAVFDQIPVPVQVIYGTRDDIADWEPVVDCAREYHQSVVEFAADHFFVGQHGKVADAVADFLVPWLQAGGER; encoded by the coding sequence ATGACCGACACGATTCTGGTACCGGGCGGCCGTGACGTGCGTGCGACGCTGGATACCGCCGCCGGTGGAACCGGTGGCGACGGTGAGGACGACCAACCGAGAGCCAGCACCGTTGTCGTCGCCTGCCCGCCACATCCACAACACACCGGTCACCGCGGCGACTCCCGCCTCGTCGCCGTCAGCGACGAGCTGACCGACCGCGGCATCGACTGTCTTCGCTTCGATTACGGCGCGTGGGACGAAGGCTACGGCGAACGCGCCGACACGCTCCGGGCGGTCGAGTGGGCGAACGCTCGCTACGAGCGCGTCGCACTCTTCGGATTCAGTTTCGGCGGCGCGATGGCGCTTCTCGCCGCCGCGGAGGGCGCGGACGTAGAAGCCGTATCGGCGCTCGGCCCCGCCGGACGACTTGCAGACGACCTAGACGTGACCGCGGTCTTCGACCAGATTCCCGTACCTGTACAGGTCATCTACGGGACCCGTGACGACATCGCCGACTGGGAACCCGTCGTCGACTGCGCACGCGAGTATCACCAGTCTGTCGTCGAGTTCGCCGCGGACCACTTCTTCGTCGGCCAGCACGGAAAAGTCGCGGATGCGGTCGCCGACTTCCTCGTCCCGTGGCTTCAGGCCGGAGGCGAACGATAG
- a CDS encoding transcription factor S, with protein MQFCDECGSMMVSQNGVMTCTNEECGATAERDEERAKEFVSTEAQSGDELIETEEGAEFEGKPTAKDVHCDECGHTEAWYTIKQTASADEPPTRFFKCKECGYRWREYN; from the coding sequence ATGCAATTCTGCGACGAGTGCGGTTCGATGATGGTCTCACAGAACGGGGTGATGACCTGTACGAACGAGGAGTGCGGCGCGACCGCCGAACGGGACGAAGAACGCGCCAAGGAGTTCGTCTCGACCGAGGCCCAGTCCGGTGACGAACTCATCGAGACCGAAGAAGGAGCCGAGTTCGAGGGCAAACCGACCGCAAAAGACGTTCACTGCGACGAGTGCGGCCACACCGAAGCGTGGTACACCATCAAGCAGACGGCGTCGGCCGACGAACCGCCGACGCGGTTCTTTAAATGTAAGGAATGCGGGTATCGGTGGCGGGAGTACAACTAA
- a CDS encoding RAD55 family ATPase encodes MDYIPFGVPRLDGIIGGGAPPGNVVLLAGESGAGAREFLYTSATMNALSHADEELFNLHYGTLDDDATPPPEIHYISFTAGEEYLRREMGYTMDDEVVDAAGDHIEFHDLSPEYFQLSPIPREWYLGQPTQLEDLGHRHNRESVLGALGSTLSEHAPGNLVVIDSLTDLVASQSDEMTWSDIAMVIKGLEKASYQWGGLILVLVSTEALSNTELGVLKGATGGTLLFQWESGGSKRARTMVVQEFRGVLSRLETENIVQFETDINESGLDVSDIRKIR; translated from the coding sequence ATGGACTACATCCCCTTCGGAGTCCCCCGACTCGACGGCATCATCGGCGGTGGGGCCCCGCCGGGAAACGTCGTTCTCCTCGCGGGAGAGTCCGGAGCGGGCGCTCGTGAATTCCTCTATACGAGCGCCACGATGAATGCACTCTCGCACGCCGACGAGGAACTGTTTAATCTCCACTACGGAACGCTCGACGACGACGCCACTCCACCGCCGGAGATACACTACATTTCGTTCACCGCTGGCGAAGAGTACCTTCGCCGCGAGATGGGCTACACGATGGACGACGAGGTTGTCGACGCCGCGGGCGACCATATCGAATTTCACGACCTCTCGCCCGAGTATTTCCAACTCAGTCCGATTCCGCGCGAGTGGTATCTCGGCCAGCCGACGCAACTGGAGGACCTCGGCCACCGCCACAACCGCGAGTCCGTCTTGGGCGCACTCGGGAGCACGCTGAGCGAGCACGCACCGGGGAACCTCGTCGTCATCGACTCGTTGACCGACCTCGTGGCGAGCCAGTCAGACGAGATGACGTGGTCCGATATCGCGATGGTCATCAAGGGGCTCGAAAAAGCGTCCTACCAGTGGGGCGGTCTCATCTTGGTGCTCGTGAGCACCGAAGCACTCTCGAATACCGAGCTTGGCGTCCTCAAAGGTGCGACTGGCGGGACATTGCTCTTCCAGTGGGAATCGGGCGGGTCGAAGCGTGCCCGGACGATGGTCGTCCAAGAGTTCCGTGGCGTCCTCTCACGGCTGGAAACTGAGAATATTGTCCAATTCGAGACGGATATCAACGAGAGCGGACTCGACGTGAGCGACATCCGAAAGATACGGTAA
- a CDS encoding beta-ribofuranosylaminobenzene 5'-phosphate synthase family protein — translation MVRVSTGARIHFGFLNLSLARSRLYGGLGVGLDEPQVVVTAEPAADVRCRHPAAREYAEQAVELLGVRGADVVVERTLPRHAGLGSGTQLALAVLRAVAAANGREADVRRLAPEMGRGGRSGVGVATFEDGGAVVDAGHPTARFTTDRPEDGSWTVPAVAARHPVPDEWRFLLVVPDADPGRNGAAEESSMRSVVERADPRTSDRIAGIVTRRLLPALAEGSAERFGEAVESVGRLNGTWYADEQGGVYRPPVGALVSVLSESPAVYGAGQSSWGPTVYGVTDAEHVDEAVEAGRLALAEADIDGTVTVARGRNHGAQMG, via the coding sequence ATGGTACGGGTCTCGACCGGCGCGCGCATCCACTTCGGGTTCCTCAACTTGAGCCTCGCCCGCAGTCGCCTCTACGGCGGGCTGGGTGTCGGACTCGACGAACCACAGGTGGTTGTCACCGCCGAACCCGCCGCGGACGTTCGGTGCCGTCACCCCGCCGCGCGCGAGTATGCCGAGCAAGCGGTCGAACTCCTCGGCGTCCGCGGGGCAGATGTCGTGGTCGAGCGCACCCTGCCTCGACACGCCGGTCTCGGGAGCGGAACACAACTCGCACTCGCCGTGTTGCGGGCGGTCGCCGCCGCGAACGGACGCGAAGCCGACGTTCGAAGGCTCGCACCGGAGATGGGCCGTGGCGGTCGCTCCGGGGTCGGTGTCGCCACGTTCGAAGATGGGGGAGCCGTCGTCGACGCCGGTCACCCGACAGCCCGATTTACCACTGACCGACCCGAAGACGGCTCGTGGACCGTTCCGGCCGTCGCAGCCCGGCATCCGGTCCCAGACGAGTGGCGCTTTCTTTTGGTCGTCCCCGATGCGGACCCCGGCCGAAACGGCGCGGCAGAAGAGTCGAGTATGCGCTCGGTCGTCGAACGTGCCGACCCGCGGACGAGCGACCGAATCGCTGGTATCGTCACCCGGCGGCTCCTTCCGGCGCTCGCGGAGGGGTCCGCCGAGCGCTTCGGCGAGGCAGTGGAGTCGGTTGGCCGACTCAACGGCACGTGGTACGCGGACGAACAGGGCGGTGTCTACCGGCCACCGGTTGGTGCGCTCGTCTCGGTACTCTCGGAATCACCGGCCGTCTACGGTGCCGGGCAGTCGTCGTGGGGTCCTACAGTCTACGGCGTAACCGACGCCGAACACGTTGACGAAGCGGTCGAAGCAGGGCGGCTGGCGCTCGCCGAGGCCGACATCGACGGAACCGTCACAGTCGCTCGGGGCCGGAATCACGGCGCGCAAATGGGCTGA